Sequence from the Flavobacterium sp. J372 genome:
CTTTTACAAAGGTTTGCCTGCTGCTGTCGGCGGGTTTGCCGTTGTCGGGCTCAAACATTACAAAGTTAGTGGCGGTGTTAGCTGTTGCCCATATCGGCTCATTCATTACACCATCTATACTAATCTTTTCAGAATTCTTTACGGCTGTAAGTGACCTCTTTTGGGCTGAGCATATAGCAAAAAGAAACAAACACAAAATCAGGAACTTAGCCTTAATAAAATTCATTTTTGGCACTGTTATTGCATTATAACAAATATATAACATAATTAAGATTTTATTGGGACACAGTACAATATAAATTAATAATTACGTTAATAAGAAAATGAAGAGGAGTAGCGGAGAGCCCGCTACACATGAAATGTTAAATTATTGATTTTAACAGCGTTGCAATTTATTTTTTAGAAATTGTTTTCTACTTTGCGCACCTGTTTCAATCTAAAAATTACTAAACGCCAAATGGTTTACAACTTTTTTACGTCAGTATTCTTTTTGTTCTTTGCATTTACAACACCGGCAATAACAACCAACAACACTACAGCGTCAACTGAAACTACAGCAGTATCTGCAGAGATGGCTGCTTACAACACTCTTGACGCAAACTCTTTTGCGATGCCCGAATTTGAATCGTTTGAGAAAGCGGTTCACGGTTATAACATCCTGAAAGCGCAGGGTAAGATCAAGAAAGAAATCCTTACGCTGGTTGATTTCAGTAAATCGTCAAACACCAAAAGGCTTTGGATTATCGATATGAAGGCTAACAAAGTGCTTTATAACACGCTTGTGGCGCACGGACGTAACAGCGGTAATGAGTTTGCAACACAATTCAGCAACAGCAACAGCAGCAATATGAGCAGCCTTGGGTTTTATACCACAGGCGAAATTTACATGGGCAAGCACGGCGAGAGCATGAAGCTTGACGGCCTTGAGCCGGGCTTTAACAGCAACGCCCGCAGCAGGGCGGTTGTTATGCACGCTGCTGATTATGTGTGTGAGTCGTTTGCAAAACAGCATCAGAGGATTGGCCGCAGCCTGGGCTGCCCGGCACTGCCAAATGCGCTGAACAAAGAAATAATCCACCTGATAAAGAACAAGTCTTGCCTGTTTATTTATCACCCGACACAAAAATACCTTAACAGCTCTAAGCTGCTTGCAGCCTAACTAAAGGTATTTAAACATAAGATAATGCGGCCCAATGGTCCCGATGAGGAACGGGCCGTTTTCTATTTTATAGCCATTGCGTTCGTAGAATTTCACTGCTATTTCACGTGCATTGAACCACAGTATCTCTGCGCCGCGCCTTCTTGCATAATCTTCCGCGGCAGCAACAAGCCTTTCGCCAAAACCTTTCTTTTGGTGGTTGGGAAGCACCGCCATACCGCGCAATTGTAGCTGGCTTAGCTCGTCTAAATCAGGATGTATGGCATTGAATACTGAGCACACGCCAGCCAGCTCGTTGTTTTCATAAATGCCGAAATGAACAGTGTCGGCATCATCATCACCGTCAAAAACACAGGCTTCAACGGGTTTACCGGGGCGGAGTACAGGATGACGGACAGGAAAAGTTTCGCGGGATGAAATTTGTTTAATGGTAATCATAGGTTTTATAAAGCTAATGATTTCTAAACAAACCGCTTGCGGGATATATTTATTTTTTTGCTAAAAATGCTTGCAACTAAAAAAAGTTATTGCTTATATTTGCATCCACAAAAGCGGAAGTAGCTCAGTTGGTAGAGCTCCAGCCTTCCAAGCTGGTTGTCGCGAGTTCGAGCCTCGTCTTCCGCTCAAAGCCTCAAACATTGTTTGAGGCTTTTTTATTTCAACCATCCCAACTCACTCCCCGCCTCCACTTCCTCCGGCTCCTGCCCCTGCCTGAAAAGCCTTGCTGTCAACTCGCCACGAAGGATTATCTCATCACCATTTACTTCAAGCCAGCTGCCTTCACGCAGGCCGAGCACAGGTTGTGCGTTAAATACATGAAACTCCTTTATACGGGTTTCGCGTGTTTCGCCCATATGGGTTGAGCCAGGCTGCGGGTCAAGGTAATGTGGATTAAGATTGAAGGGAACAAACCCCAGCGTATCAAAACTCGGTGGGTAGATTATAGGCATATCGTTGGTGGTCTGCATCGTCATCCCGCAAATGTTACTCCCGGCGCTGCTGCCGAGGTACGGCGTACCGCTGTTCACGGCTTTTTTAAGCGCATCCATAACTCCGGTTTTGTATAGTTGCGTCACCAGCAAAAATGTGTTGCCTCCGCCTGTAAAAAGCGCTTCGGCATCGGCAACGGCAGCCACGGGGTCGTCAAACTCGTGTACTCCGCGTACGGTTATTCCTATCGTTTTAAACGTTTCGGCCACTTTTGCAGTATAGGCTTCATGCGTTATCCCGCCCGGCCTGGCGTAAGGTATAAAGAGCAATGATTTGCATGCCGCAAAATGTTTTTGAAGTGTCGGCAGCAAATATTCAAGGTAGCCGCCGCCGTGTAAAGTTGAGGTGCTGGCAATAATCAGTTTTTTCATGCGTTAGGTTAAAAGGTAAAGTTACAAGTTTTACGAATGGCGAGGCACAGTTTTTGGAAGGGTATTCTTTAATTTTATCAACCTAATGCCAACCAATACACTACTGCTTGAAAAGACTTGCCTTACTATTGCTGCTACTACCTGTACTCACTTTTGCCCAGGGCCGAAAAAACCTGAATGGCAAAGTGGCATCCTCTATTGACGACCTTGAGGGTATTTACGTAATCAACAAAACCGCCGGAGACCTTACAGTTGCTACCATAAAAGGTGGGTATTTCACTATTCCGGCGGCTGTAGGCGATATACTGTTATTTTCATCAATAAGCTTTGTGGCGCAGCAAATAACAATCACCAAAGAAAATCTGGATGCCGACCTCCTGGTTGTAAAGCTTGAGTTTATGGTACGTGAGCTTGACGAGGTAACTCTTACCCAGTATAAAAATCTAAGCTCAGAAGCACTGGGGCTTGTACCTTCCGGACAGAGGCGCTACACTCCTGCGGAACGCAAACTGGCTACAGCGGGTGACATGCGCATGAACCCCATGGGGCTTGACCCGCTGATAAACTGGATGAGTGGCCGCACAACAATGCTGAAGAAGGAGGTTCAGGTAGAAAAGAAAGAACGCCTGATGGAAAAGATCAACTACATTTATACTGAAGAACAGATCATAAACGAGTTTAAGATACCTGAAGAATACGTTCAGGGTTTTATATATTATATCGTGGAAGACCCTGAATTTGCAAGAGCGATCAAAGCCAAGAACGATACCATGGCACGCTTTCTCATGGACGGACTTTCAGTTAAATACCGTGAAATTATTGCTGATGCAAAATAGGCTTATCTTCATATTGACACTCTTATTCTCAACCGTTGCCTCAGCACAGCGCGCGCCATTTAACGGAAAAGTGCTTTCAGGTACAAATCCCGTTGAAGGCATTCTCATTGTTAACCTGACTGATGAAAAAGAAGTACGTTCAGGCAAAGACGGGAGTTTTACATTGCAGGCACAACAAGGTGATATACTTGTAGTTACTGATATCCGCATTAAGGAGTACAGAATGACACTGACGGCAGCTATGATGATTGAACAGCCTTACCGTGTTTATGTGAATTTGATGCAAATACAGCTTGATGAAGTGGTTGTGACAGGGTTTAACCTGGCCACGATTTTAGGAATACCTGTTGGCCACGCTTATTCTCCCGCAGAACGAAGCTTGAAAACTGCTACCAGTATGGCGCCACCGCTCAACCCTCAATTGATTGGAGGATTTATGGTTGACCCAATTATTAATATGTTTACCGGAAGGACGAAAGCTTTGAAGAAAAACCTTGAAGCTGAAAAAAATACAATACTGTAGATGCGCTATCATCTTATTACAGCGATGATGTATTGGTAAGTGAATTTAATATTCCGCCGGACTATGTACAGGGCTTTAAATTTTTCCTTGCTGAAGACAAACATTTTACAACAGTCCTTAAAGGCGGTAATGCCAAAACTATTGGATATTTATTAGGTGAAAAGGCAATGGAATATCTTACTTTACTAGCGGACCAAAAAGAGTAACCTCAATGCCATTCCCTTATATATGTAACAAATACTATATAAGCATATTAGAGAGTATTTATAAAAACAAAAGCTCCGCAATGCGGAGCTTTGATACTTTTGTACTACTAAATATTAGTGAGCTGGAGCAGCTTCAGTAGTAGTTGTAGTAGTTGTAGCTGTAGTATCAACAACAGTAGTATCAGCAGCTGGAGCAGCTTCTTCAACTGGAGTTTCAACTGTAGTTTCTGTAGTTTCTACAGTTTCTTCTTTAGCAGTTTCCTTGCAAGAAACAAAAGAAACACTCATCATAGCTACAAGAGCGATGCTTAAAACAACTTTTTTCATCTTACTAAATTATAAAAGGTTAATTATTAATTCGGAGCAAAGATATAAATTTTTTGATATCACAAAATATTTCGCAATAAATTTTTTTTAAAACATTTCTTACTGAAATCCAGCAGGTTAAATACATCGGTTTTCGCAGTTAACTTTCATTTTTACAGGCCTTTACCGCATAGTTATTATGCACAACTTGCTTTTATATGAAGTTTATATTTAACCACACAAAGCTAACAGCGATTATTTATTACTTTTTCTTTATGCCAACCAGCTTCATTTCATCAACTAAATGCTTTGCACCGGCATATTTATCTATGATAAAAAGCACATAACGCATGTCAACCATTATATTGCGGCATATTGAAGGATCATAATATATATCGCTCATAGTCCCTTCCCAAACACGGTCAAAATTCAATCCTAT
This genomic interval carries:
- the pepE gene encoding dipeptidase PepE, whose amino-acid sequence is MKKLIIASTSTLHGGGYLEYLLPTLQKHFAACKSLLFIPYARPGGITHEAYTAKVAETFKTIGITVRGVHEFDDPVAAVADAEALFTGGGNTFLLVTQLYKTGVMDALKKAVNSGTPYLGSSAGSNICGMTMQTTNDMPIIYPPSFDTLGFVPFNLNPHYLDPQPGSTHMGETRETRIKEFHVFNAQPVLGLREGSWLEVNGDEIILRGELTARLFRQGQEPEEVEAGSELGWLK
- a CDS encoding murein L,D-transpeptidase catalytic domain family protein; its protein translation is MVYNFFTSVFFLFFAFTTPAITTNNTTASTETTAVSAEMAAYNTLDANSFAMPEFESFEKAVHGYNILKAQGKIKKEILTLVDFSKSSNTKRLWIIDMKANKVLYNTLVAHGRNSGNEFATQFSNSNSSNMSSLGFYTTGEIYMGKHGESMKLDGLEPGFNSNARSRAVVMHAADYVCESFAKQHQRIGRSLGCPALPNALNKEIIHLIKNKSCLFIYHPTQKYLNSSKLLAA
- a CDS encoding GNAT family N-acetyltransferase — translated: MITIKQISSRETFPVRHPVLRPGKPVEACVFDGDDDADTVHFGIYENNELAGVCSVFNAIHPDLDELSQLQLRGMAVLPNHQKKGFGERLVAAAEDYARRRGAEILWFNAREIAVKFYERNGYKIENGPFLIGTIGPHYLMFKYL